From the genome of Chiloscyllium punctatum isolate Juve2018m chromosome 13, sChiPun1.3, whole genome shotgun sequence, one region includes:
- the chchd1 gene encoding small ribosomal subunit protein mS37: protein MALSGSALQAKVSRLVSRQHGRPVLKPNKALVLFQFSKAMCITEMSVMMACWKQNEFSERACAKEIQAFYACTAKAEAERKARESLESVGQTNTLTPQQATKLLQRYPNKTQVR from the exons ATGGCGCTGTCCGGGTCCGCTCTCCAGGCCAAGGTGTCCCGCCTGGTCAGCAGGCAGCACGGCAGGCCGGTGCTCAAACCCAACAAGGCCCTGGTCCTG TTTCAGTTCTCAA AGGCAATGTGTATCACAGAGATGTCCGTGATGATGGCTTGCTGGAAACAAAATGAGTTCAGTGAGAGAGCCTGTGCCAAAGAGATCCAGGCATTCTATGCTTGCACAGCCAAGGCAGAG GCTGAGCGGAAAGCAAGGGAAAGTTTGGAGAGTGTGGGACAAACCAATACTTTGACTCCCCAACAAGCCACAAAGTTGCTGCAGAGATATCCTAACAAAACACAAGTGAGATAG